The following are from one region of the Sorghum bicolor cultivar BTx623 chromosome 2, Sorghum_bicolor_NCBIv3, whole genome shotgun sequence genome:
- the LOC8081183 gene encoding potassium channel AKT3, translating to MPLCRGGGGAAGGGSSSGGLAAGRTSNRYSTSIGALLPARGGGWRPRLRLRRFIVSPYDPRYLAWEHSLVVLVAYCAWVAPFEFGFVPDPHGALAIADNAVNAAFAVDIALTFFVAYADGRTYLLQDDPRRIAWRYASTWLALDVASTVPIDVYRRILPPQASGYNFFGMLRLWRLHRVGTFFTRLEKNRKLSYFWVRCIRLICVTLFAVHSAGCFYYLLADRYHDADHTWLSSSMPDFKQESVWKRYAASMYWSITTLTTVGYGDMHAVNTGEMVFTTLYMLFNLGLTAYLIGNMTNLVVHGTSRTRKYRDAIKAATSFAVRHQLPARLQEQMVSHLSLKFRTDSEGLQQQETLDALPKAIRSGISHHLFFALVQGVYLFQGVSNDLIFQLVSEMNAEYFAPREDVILQNEAPSDFYVLVTGSVELIELQNGSEQLAGMARAGDVVGEIGVLCYKPQLFTARTRTLCQLLRMERTAFLRIVQANVGDGTIIINNLIQYLKEKRDSCAIAGVAEEIEYMLARGQLELPVTLCYAASKGDDFLMRQLLKRGVDPNESDNYWHTALHISASSGHDQCVKLLLEHGADPNATDAQGRVPLWEALSRRHRAAARLLVDAGADLSAGDAALYARAAVEADDVALLEDVARHGGDVTVACWDDGVTALHRAVLQGNVGMARVLLEHGADADREDGGGRTPRALADQLGHRDMQQLFIGSSSSSSHHREGAVESPKQQQGSGTDHGGSRLAVVAAHQPAVTRFKSAPAPRVPVVPQHDSAGSSPSPSPSPPQSSRHSTPRRLVGFRNSLFGVLSSSHLHWHDGGGGAGGGGGPSRHERQTQSSRSRVRVTISCPEQGASARKLVFMPETMVQLVELAGSQFGFAPTRAVTMDGAQVDDARLVRDGDHLLLVTHQWVPDTKVVQTNQ from the exons ATGCCGTTGTgtcgcggcggcggtggcgccgccGGGGGCGGCAGCAGCTCGGGTGGGCTGGCGGCCGGGAGAACCAGCAACCGGTACAGCACCTCGATCGGCGCGCTCCTgccggcgcgcggcggcgggtggCGTCCCCGTCTCCGTCTCCGGCGGTTCATCGTGTCCCCCTACGACCCGCGGTACCTGGCGTGGGAGCACTCGCTGGTGGTGCTGGTGGCGTACTGCGCGTGGGTGGCGCCCTTCGAGTTCGGGTTCGTCCCGGACCCGCACGGCGCGCTGGCCATCGCCGACAACGCCGTGAACGCCGCGTTCGCCGTCGACATCGCGCTCACCTTCTTCGTGGCGTACGCGGACGGCCGGACGTACCTGCTCCAGGACGACCCCCGCCGGATCGCGTGGCGGTACGCCAGCACCTGGCTCGCCCTCGACGTCGCCTCCACCGTGCCCATCGACGTCTACCGCCGGATCCTGCCGCCGCAGGCCAGCGGCTACAACTTCTTCGGCATGCTCCGGCTATGGCGCCTCCACCGCGTCGGCACCTTCTTCACACG ACTGGAGAAGAACAGGAAGCTGAGCTACTTCTGGGTGCGATGCATAAGGCTCATCTGCGTGACGCTGTTCGCGGTGCACAGCGCGGGGTGCTTCTACTACCTGCTGGCGGACAGGTACCATGACGCGGACCACACGTGGCTGAGCTCCTCCATGCCGGACTTCAAGCAGGAGAGCGTGTGGAAGCGGTACGCGGCGTCCATGTACTGGTCCATCACCACGCTCACCACCGTCGGCTACGGCGACATGCACGCCGTCAACACGGGCGAGATGGTGTTCACCACGCTCTACATGCTCTTCAACCTCGGCCTCACCGCCTACCTCATCGGCAACATGACCAACCTCGTCGTCCACGGCACCAGCCGCACCAGGAAATAC AGGGACGCGATCAAGGCGGCGACGAGCTTCGCGGTGCGGCACCAGCTGCCGGCGAGGCTGCAGGAGCAGATGGTCTCCCACCTGAGCCTCAAGTTCAGGACCGACTCGGAGGGGCTGCAGCAGCAGGAGACGCTGGACGCGCTGCCCAAGGCCATCCGCTCCGGCATCTCCCACCACCTCTTCTTCGCCCTCGTCCAGGGCGTCTACCTCTTCCAGGGCGTCTCCAACGACCTCATCTTCCAGCTG GTCTCTGAGATGAACGCCGAGTACTTCGCGCCCAGGGAGGATGTCATCCTGCAGAACGAGGCGCCGTCGGACTTCTACGTCCTAGTCACTGgtagtgtg GAGCTGATAGAGCTCCAGAACGGTTCAGAGCAG CTGGCTGGGATGGCCAGGGCTGGCGACGTCGTCGGCGAGATCGGGGTGCTGTGCTACAAGCCCCAGCTCTTCACGGCGAGGACACGCACACTGTGCCAGCTCCTGCGCATGGAACGGACCGCGTTCCTCAGGATCGTCCAGGCAAACGTTGGGGACGGCACCATAATCATCAACAACCTTATCCAG TACCTCAAGGAGAAGAGAGACAGCTGCGCCATCGCCGGCGTCGCGGAGGAGATCGAGTACATGCTAGCTCGGGGACAGCTCGAGCTCCCCGTCACTCTCTGCTACGCCGCGTCCAAAGGCGACGACTTCCTGATGCGTCAGCTGCTCAAGCGCGGTGTCGACCCAAATGAGTCTGATAACTACTGGCATACGGCACTG CACATATCAGCTTCCAGCGGACATGACCAATGCGTCAAGCTTCTGCTAGAGCATGGCGCTGATCCTAATGCCACAG ACGCGCAAGGAAGAGTGCCACTGTGGGAGGCCCTGTCCCGGAGGCACCGCGCGGCGGCGCGGCTGCTGGTGGACGCCGGCGCGGACCTGTCCGCGGGCGACGCGGCGCTGTACGCGCGCGCGGCCGTGGAGGCGGACGACGTCGCGCTGCTGGAGGACGTGGCGCGCCACGGCGGGGACGTGACGGTGGCGTGCTGGGACGACGGCGTCACCGCGCTCCACCGCGCGGTGCTGCAGGGGAACGTCGGGATGGCCAGGGTCCTGCTGGAGCACGGCGCCGACGCCGACAGGGAGGACGGCGGCGGGCGCACCCCCAGGGCCTTGGCGGACCAGCTCGGCCACCGCGACATGCAGCAGCTGTTCAtcgggtcgtcgtcgtcgtcgtcgcaccACCGGGAAGGAGCGGTGGAGAGCCCGAAGCAGCAGCAGGGTTCGGGAACGGACCATGGCGGCAGCAGGCTCGCGGTCGTCGCGGCTCATCAGCCGGCAGTCACGAGGTTCAAGAGCGCGCCCGCGCCGAGGGTCCCCGTCGTCCCGCAGCACGACAGCGCCggctcgtcgccgtcgccgtcgccgtcgccgccgcagtCGTCCAGGCACAGCACTCCCCGGCGGCTGGTCGGTTTCCGAAACTCCCTCTTTGGTGTCCTCTCATCGTCGCACTTGCACTGGCAcgacggaggaggaggagcaggcggcggcggcgggcctaGCCGCCACGAGAGGCAGACGCAAAGCAGCAGGTCGCGTGTCAGGGTGACCATCTCCTGCCCCGAGCAGGGCGCCAGCGCGAGGAAgctggtgttcatgcctgagaCGATGGTGCAGCTCGTGGAGCTCGCCGGGAGCCAGTTCGGGTTCGCTCCGACGAGGGCGGTGACCATGGACGGTGCCCAGGTTGACGACGCCAGGCTCGTCAGGGACGGcgaccacctcctcctcgtcaCTCATCAGTGGGTGCCTGACACTAAGGTCGTGCAAACGAATCAGTAA